The genomic region TAACCGTTGCCCCATTCACCAAAGAGATGAGATGGGTCATCGCCGAATCGACTTGGATTACAAGAGCGTCCCGTGCAGATTGATCCTTCGTTCCATTTGCGCCGCTGATAGTAATTTGCTTTACTTCCTGCATCAGCTTGGTAACTTCATTCAACGTGCTTTCACTCGTGTTGAGCGTATCTTTGGCGGCGCCAATATTGCGCTGGTATTGCTTGTTTTTCGCAATAGATGAGCGCATGCTGATCAAATTGGCATAGCCTAAAGGATCATCCGAAGGCGATTTTATGCGTTTGCCGCTTGAGACCTGCTCCTGCAGAGTCGTCATTTGTTCACTGGCTCGGCTTATGTATTGCTGCAAGTTATGCATTTGTTGATTGCTGCTAACGCGCATCTAAACTCACTCCATTATCGGCCTAATTGCTCAATTAGGGTTTGAATAACCTGATCGCACACGCTGATATAGTGCGAAGCAGCTTGATAGCTGCGTTGGTAGCGCATCATATTCATCATCTCTTCATCAAGAGAAACGCCGCTTTGAGACTGCTGCAAATTGTCCAATTGTTGTACAACCGCTTGCTGAGTTTCTAAAGCGGATGCGTTATAACTTTTATCCTGGCCAATCTGCGAAAGCTGATTACCGTAAAAATCGCCAATCGTCGAGTTTCGAAGTAAAACTTCTTTCTTTTCCCGTAAACGGGAAATACTTAAAGCTTGACTACCATCCCCTGGGGTTCCTTGGATGCCGGTCGCAATATTATTCACATCATTAAGCACAGGGATGCTCACATACATATTGCTTGCGCCCGTTCCGCTGAAAAAGAGGACATTCGTAGTGTTATTAGCCGTAATTCCGACCTGATGGAGGGTATTTACATTAGTGATAAGAGACGTGGCGATTGTGCTCAAATTGGTTCGATACGAGCGTAAAAATTGTAGTGATTGGGTCAACCCCGCAAGCGTTCCTCCCGTCAAGTTAACGGTTCCGGATGCATCTGTTAATCTCAAATTAGTAACGTCTAGCCCATTCGGTAAGGAAGATGAGGCAGCTCCTTTGACTAACTGGACATTACCCGCATAAATAGTGACTGTTCCATCGCTTTTATTCTGGACATCAACGTTCACTATCTTGGATAGGTCTTGAAGAAGCAGATCGCGTTTATCCATCAAGTCGTTAGCCGTTTGGCCTGAAGCAGTTGCGAAACTGATTTTCTCGTTCAAATCAGCAATCTGACTTGCTATACTCGTTACCTCATCAATCTTGGACTGAATTTGAGTGCTGAGGCTGGTATCAATCTGGCTTAACTGGCTATCCATTGTTCGGAATGTTAAAGCTACTGCTTTAGCGGCATCTCTAACTGCTGTGCGCGTAGCTCCACTTTCCGGGTTATTGGCTAGATCTTGAAAGGCATTAAAGAAATCGTTAAGCTGAGAGGACATTCCGGTAGTTTCCGTTTCAGAAAAGACGCTCTCAACTTGTTGAAGGCTTAAATCAATTGATTCTAATCGACTATTCTCCGATGAGGCTGTCCTGTAACGCTCTTGGATAAATACATCTCGAATACGGTCGATGCTTTCGATGGTAACTCCCGTTCCTAGTTGGAAGTTATTACTATTACTCACGCTCTCAGGCATACTGGCGGCAAGGTTGACTTGTTGGCGCGAGTAGCCTTTTGTGTTGACGTTCGTAATATTCTGCCCTGTTACATCCAGAGCATACTGAAACGCCTGTAGTGCAGTCGATCCTATTGTTAATCCAGCAAATGGGTTTGGCATAATTTATTCGTACTACGCAATATGTCTCTAAGCTACTTCATTAACCCATAGGGCGGGGGCGTTGCCTCGACCGTAGGCTGTCTGTTCCTGGGCTGCTTTGGCAATAAGTGAGAGCGTGCCCTCGACGTAGACTAATTCGTTTTCAATTAAAACTCGATTTCTTTCGAGCATGAGGCGGATTGCTTCGGCTAAACGTCCCGCTCGGAGGGAAATATGAGTGACCGCTCTTGCTTCGTTAGCGGGTAATCTGCTGCTGATTTCCTTCAGGTTGACTTCAACTTCCAGTTCCTGCGCCAGCGAATTGAAGAGTTCACTTCTTCGAGCATCAAGCGCCTGTGCTGTTTCGAGTGATTGTTCGATGTGAGGGCGAAGCGCTTCCACCTGTGTCACATCGCGATGGGCTAGCGCCTTAGATTGCCTGTCGAGCAGGGCATATAAGCGCTGGCCGGATGCTATCCACTCTTGCATAACGATAAGGAGTTGCTGTGTATTCATGATCTATTTCACACCTTCTTGTCTGTATCGGACGCGGGCAATATCACCGCATCAACCGATTTCTCAAGCGTTTTATAAAGCACATCTCCAAGTCCAAACTTGTTGGTCTTACTCATATTATTGGCAAAAACCTCATCCATCATCTCAGTGTAGAGGCGAGATTCTGAAGTTTTACTTTTAATTCCTTGCCCTACGGTCTTTCGCATGGCTTTCCAGATGCTTTGCAGGAAGAAGGCTTCAAAGTCCTGAGTGGCCTTTTTCAGTTTCTGCTTTTCCGCAACCTTATCCGGCGATTGTGCGACCTCTTGAGTTGGTTGAAGAGAGATTTCCATTATTGAAGCTCCAACTCGGCTTCGAGAGCGCCTTGGGACTTGAGCGCCTGCAAGATTGAAATGAGATCCTGCGGGGTGACCCCAAGCGCTTGAAGGCCTTTGACTAACTGATCAATGGTTGCCGATTCCCCGCCAAAGATACTGATTGTCGCTTTTTCTTCAGTCGCTTTGACTTCCGAGGTCGTAGCGACAACAGTTTCACCTTTAGGTGAAAGAGGCGAGGGCTGTGAAATGACAGGGTCAGTCCGTACTTCGACTTTAATTCCACCCTGAGCGATAATGACGGGTTTGATCTTGACGTTGCCGCCAACGACCACCACACCTGTGCGCTCGTTCACAACAATACGGGCGACCTGATCGGTATGAACGGTAAGAGTGTGAATGTCGGAAATAACCGATACGGCATTCATTTCTCCGGGGATATTCAATCGAATGGTGCCTGCATCGATCGCCTTCGCGTTGAGACCGGGATATTTATCGCGAACGGCTTCAGCAACTCGATTAGCGGTTGTAAAATCGGGACGGCGAAGTTCAATGGTGATTTCGCCATTTTCAACGTATTGCATCGGCACTTCTTTTTCGACTGATGCGCCATCAGGAATGCGGCCGACAGTTGTATGGTTCTTTTGAACGCCAGCCCCCTGGCTTCCAAAGCTAAACCCACCGATGCTGAGCGCTCCCTGCGCAACAGCATAAACCTTTCCATTTGCGCCCATTAAAGCGGTTTGAATGAGAGTTCCGCCTTGAAGTGATTTTGCATCACCCAGGCTGGAAACGCTTACGTCAATTCTGTTTCCAGGTCGAGCAAAAGGCGGTAAATCAGCCGTCACAAGCACCGCTGCCACATTTTTGACCTTAAGAGTAGCCGCGTCGACGGTTATGCCGTATCGCTGGAGCATATTCGCAATCGAACTGGCAGTAAACACAGCGCTTTTCGAGTCGCCGGAGCCGTCCAATCCGATTACCAAACCATAACCGGTAAGCTGGTTGCTTCGTACGCCGCCGATGGTAGCAATGTCCTTTATACGGACACCCGATAGGTCACTAGCGGACAGAGCGAATGCTTCACAGACTGCAATCAAAAGCATTATAACGGTTAAATATCTTCTCATTCGCGCACTCTTCCTTTAGGAGTTCTAGAACAGCCAGTTGAAAATCTTAGTGATGATGCCTTCACGCTGCTTGTTGCCGAGCGGCCCCTTGCCATCGTATTTAATTTGAGCGTCAGCCACTAGCGATGACAAAACTGTATCGCGTGGTGTCACATCTTCTGGTCGGACAACCCCGCTAAGGATCAGCTTTCGCTGCTCTTTATTGATGGTCACCATACGCGTGCCCTCGATAACTAGGTTGCCGTTAGGAAGCACTTCCTTCACAGTAACGGCAATTCGAGCTTGAAGGGAATCGCTTCGAGTTGTAGAGCCGCTGGCATCCATACCGGATTGACCGGAAATCGATAAATCCGGTAACCAACTCAAAATAGGTCCGATTCCTTTTGGAGTTGATGCTGATTCGGATTTGTTGGCCTTCGTAGCTGCATTTGCCGATGCCACCGCGCTCTCTGAGACGATAATGTTAAGGATATCGCCTACTTGGCGAGCCTTATGGTCGATAAACAAGCTGCTAACAGCATCTGTCCATAGCGATTCGGCAAGCATAGGTCCTGCCGTTATAAACAATAGAAACAAAGCCAGATATTGCTTCTTCATTTTAATTTCCTCTATTCTTTGAGTTGAGCCGTACGTTCGCTGGTGATGACGGCTTTGACGATCTTTTTCGTGCCGGGAAGATAGACACTGATAGAGTCACCTATCCCGCCGGAAGTTCGGGCTTCTCCGGTTGCGCTCAATAGTATCGCGCCGGAATTGAATTCCACTTTAATCGGATCGCCCGTCTTTACGACCATCACCGTTTTGGGCTTCTCATTCAAGAAGCTAATGCGGTACGTGCCCAAGCCTTTGTCGTTTTGAGTGAGCCGAACAGTGACCGCATAGGCATTACCACTTCGATTAACCACCGGATCAGTCTCGCACTTGAAATCACCTTCAGGAATAGGAAGCGGTTTTGGTGCAGTCATCACAGTAAAGTTATCGGCATTACCACCAAATTGTTCCTTAAGACGAGCTTTGGCCGCGTTGATAAGCATCTCGACGCTGACATTTTGAGATGAACGCTTAAGGCAGATGGTGATGGGCATATTGAATTTGAACGCTTTCGGATCTAAGCCGTGCTGCTTCAAGCGTATCTCAATCTGAGCACGAGTAAAAGCTCTCTGCAGGCCGGCTCTTGGAGACATACCCAATAAGATGTCCGAAAGAGTTTTCTGAACGTTTGGCGCAGCAACGATTTGAGCGATATCACCTAGGGTGAACTGATCGCCGGTCACGTTGACCTCTTCAGGGATGGTGATTGTCTGAGTTGGTGTCTCAGCGCCCCACGCCACCAAAGCTGCCATTACCATTACTATTAGCCATTTCGTTCGCTTACTCATATGATCCTACTTTTTAACGTTATTTGTAATTCCGAGCATGTCGTCGGCGGATTGGATAGCCTTAGCGTTGACTTCATAAGCGCGCTGCGCCATGATCAACTTGACCATCTCTTCCACAACCTGAACGTTTGACATTTCGAGCGCTTTTTGTTCGATGGTACCAAGCCCGCTAGTGCCAGGATCGGCTTCAATCGCTTCGCCGGAAGCAGAAGAGGCTTGGTAAAGATTTCCTCCGATTCTCTGCAACCCTGACGGGTTGATGAAGCGCACGAGGGTAATCTTAGCGCCTAAGTCTTCTTGACCGCTCGAACCAGGCCGGCGAATGCTAACGGAACCGTCCTTGCCGACAGTAAATGAATCGGAAATCGCGTCAGAGGGGACTGTGATTTCAGGTTCGAGAGCATAACCATCGGAAGTAACTAATCGGCCTTGTCCATCGATTTTGAAAGCGCCATCGCGTGTGTATGACGTAGATCCGTCCGGCATTAGCACCTTGAAGAAACCATCGCCTCCAATGGCCATGTCGTAGGGATTGTTGGTGACTTGAAGCGCTCCTTCATTAAACACGGTATTAGTAGCAACCGGTCTTGAGCCGAGGCCTATTTCTACTGAAGTTGGTGTAGATGCCCCCGTCCCGACCGATGCTCCTGGTGATCGCAGGTTCTGATAAAGTAAATCCTGAAATTCGGCTCGTGAGCCTTTAAACCCTGTCGTGTTCACGTTCGCCAGGTTGTTTGAAATGACATCAATATTAAGTTGCTGGGCAATCATGCCTGCAGCTGCTGTTGAAAGCGCGCGCATCATAGGTAGGAACCTCCTAACGCTGCCCCTACGCTTCCATGCTCTCTCAATCGATCAAGAGCTTTGCCTCGCCGCAAATCCTTTCACGGCGTCCAGCATCTTTAATTGCAGGGGCGGTTATTTATTTTTTATTAGAGCCTTGCCAGGTCGTTTACTGCCCGGCCTAAAGTTTCGTCCTGAGTCGTCAATACACGTTGGTTGGCTTCAAAAGCTCGCATGATCGAAATCATATTGACCATGGCGTTGACGACGGAAATATTTGCCGATTCAATTCCACCGGTCGTTAATTTAACGTCTTTAGCAGGTGTTACACTGCCTTCAAAATGGTTCTCGCCAACTTTTCGCATGTTTGTGCCGTTTACAATGCCCAGTTTTCCGATAATTTTGTCGTTTGCAGTTATCGTTCCATCAGATTGGATCACCGGTTTGGTAGCGCCAGCATTAATGGGCTTGTTGGCAACGCTGAGAATTGGGCAGCCGTCACTTGCCGACAGAATTCCGTTCTGGTCGACATGGAAGGAACCATCGCGTGTATAGCGCACACCTTGAGGTGTGTTCACAGTGAAATAACCTTCTCCCGAAATGGCGACATCAAGCGGGGAGCCCGTATGTTGCAACGCGCCATTGGAGAAGTCCGTGAAAGTCTGGACTGCCGTCGTGCCGGTAGCGCCCTGGGACATCATATCCCTGAGCACGGCGCTAAACACCGTCCCATCGGCTTTAAAGCCGGCAGTGTTGACGTTAGCTAAATTGTTTGCGGTCACATCAAGCGCCGCCTGCTGCGAAAGCATCCCAGCAGCAGATGAGTAAATTCCTCGTAACATAACCAGGAAAGATTATCGGCAAGTTCTTGAGAGTCTGTAGGGGGAAGGTGTTAGGTGATGGGTGATAGGGGAGAAGCGAGAGGCAAGAGCCGGAATTGGGGATAGGAGCTTTGGTAGCTGGTATTCCTCTGTTTTAATGGACACCCTCAACCACTTGTTTTGCGATGAGTTGTTGCTCATAGACAACAGGGCAAAGATACCCTAGACTCGAATGTAAACGCTCTCGATTGTTAAAGACTTCGATATACTCGAATATCGCTTGACGCGCCTCTTGGCGGGTGCGGAACTTGACATTCGTCACCAGCTCCCGCTTGAGGGTGCCAAAGAAACTCTCCATCGGGGCATTGTCCCAAACGTTGCCTTTGCGACTCATCAAGCTGCGCCCCCTGCACGAATTTCACTTTAGTACATGTGTTTCAGCTAAGCCCAAAATCCTTTTCAAGAAACATATCAAGATAGCCCCAGAGATAAACCGAGAAGCCCCCTGATTTTTGTGATGGCTTTAACTTGATATTGAGACGTTCAACCCGATCCTTGGGGAATTCACGCTTTGAAACCGCTCCTACTAAGAATTGGCTTGTATGGATTCCGCCATGCTTAATGCCAAGTTGAGCGAGAACCAATTTTGATGGAATTTCGGTACCCAGCCAGTCCAACATCTCACAAACCGGGTCTTTGCCCCCTTTATCGATGTGATAGCCAATTACCCGGAAAATCACAAGCATTCCTGACTTTAATCGATAGCTGATTAGTTCCCCTACTTCCCATTCACAAGTACTAACGAACCGTTGGGGGATTCGTTTCTCCGGTGGTTGTGGTGATTCGAGTTGTAAGCGAAGCGCTTCCAGAACGGCTTTGCGTTTTTTAACGTCCAGGGGTGTGGCGTCCTCTTCCCAACGCTCTAGGTTAGATCCGTCCTCGATCACCTTTAGCGCCATATCTTTAACCCGTTGCTCAAGGCGGCCACATCGCCATTGTGTAGCTGCCAAAGCCAGCCAAAACACGGGAGCATCGTCAGGATCATCGCCCCACTCCCGTATAAGCCTATCCGTTGCCTCAGTGCCTGATAATCCCTTCCCAACAAGTTCACGATAGTCATCGCGGACGTCACTGGCCGTATCATCAGAAAAAATTGCTGTGCCCCATGTTCCCATAACAAAGAGAATACCCTGATAAACAAGTAGCGAACACTTAAATGATAACGAGGAATATAGTCTTCCTCAACTACTCCCCACCCGCTTAAGTACCTCAATCGCCTTATAAATATCCTCGTCGTTGATGTCCTTGTGAGTAACCAGGCGTAGGCGGTGGGGGTCTAGGGCGATGGTTTGGATGTTGTTTGAGACCAATCGGTTTTGCAAATCTGGGGCGGGGATTTTGGTGGTGACGTAGACCATGTTGGTTTGAACTTTTTCTAATTCGACGCTCAGACCTGGGATTTCGGTGATGGCTTCGGCTAATGCGCTGGCGCGGCGATGGTCATCGGCTAGGCGATCAATCATCGTGTCCAAGGCCACCAAACCGGCGGAGGCGATAATGCCGACTTGACGCATGCCCCCACCGAAAAGTTTACGAATACGCCAAGACCTCGTAATAAACTCATGTGTGCCTACGAGCAGTGAGCCAATCGGGCATGATAGCCCCTTCGAAAGGCAGAACATGACCGAATCAGCGTGCTCGACCAAAGCCGAGACAGGCACGCCGAGCGCCACTGACGCGTTAAAAATGCGCGCGCCATCCACGTGAACCTTTAAGCCACCCTCATGCGCTACGTCTGCCAAGGCTTTCATTTGCGCCGGGTTAGAGATGACACCACCGGCGCGGTTGTGGGTGTTTTCGATGCACAGCAGACTCGTTCCGGGGGCATGATCATCTGCAGGGTGGATAAGGGCTTTCACTTCATCCGGCTCCATTCGCCCATTTCGGCATTGGACCATAACTGTCATTACGCCCGAGAGCATTGCCGGTCCGCCAAGCTCATAATGCACGATATGGCACTCATCATCCACCAAAATCGCATCGCCGGGCTTAGTGTGAGCTTTAATAGCAATTTCGTTGCCCATCGTACCGCTGGGGACGAAAAGCGCAGCCTCTTTGCCAAGCATCGCCGCTGCCTTTTCCTGAAGCCGAAGCACGGTCGGATCGCCGCTAAAGACATCATCCCCAACCTCAGCCTCAAACATCGCCCGCCGCATCTCATCGGTTGGCCGAGTTACCGTATCGCTGCGCAAGTCTATCATCCCATCACCTCAATAACGAAGCCTACCCTATTTGAACACCAGACTATAAAGGTCAGCATCCTTCATCACGAATCTGAGTTGGATTTCCAATTTGCTGCCCAAGCGATCTGGCCGCCGATTATTACGCCTGCCGTTTAATCCAATCTACCAACAATTCTAAGGCGGGGCGTTTATCACCACATTTACGCTCGATTAAGGGGATATCTTGCGCCGCGATGAACCCCTTCATTATTTCTTCTCTGTCATGGACAGCCTGAGAAGCAACGGAAGGGGTGATGGCGAAATAGTCCCATTCTGCGGGGCCGAAACTGAGGGATAGGTTCATAATACGAACGTAATTTATCTCCGATCCGGTCGCTGTGGCAGGAAGGGCGAGAATTACTAGATTGGGATGCATCTCCCGCACCCCTTCCGCCCATTTAGCGATGGCTTCCAAATCCATCCCCTCAACTGGCCAAGTGGTGACCTGAACTAGGGAGTTTGGGCTTATTTGCTTTAGCGCTTCCCCAATTAAGCCATCATAAGGCGGCATCGCGATGACCTTAATAGGCTTCCCCATTTTCAATAATTCGAATGTAAAGGAGAGCGCCCCGCCTAAAGGTTTGACATCTTTGAGCGAAACTGTCTTCCCGCTAACGACATTCACGATGGTCTGAGCGATGAGCTTGTGGCCTTCCATGTTCGGGTGAAAGTTATCGCTCATGATGCGCTCGTAGGCAGTATTGTCTATGAGGCGCAAACCCTCCCAGGTCTTATGAAGGTCCGCCATTGGCACATTCATTTCCTTCGCCACAAACCGTATTTCCTGCGCATAAACTGCCAGTCGGTCTTGAGGTCGTTCAGGCGAATCGATGACACCTGTTGGCGTGCAAAGAACCACTTTAGCGCCAGTATTTCCGCACTTCGTGACCAGTTCAACTATATTGGCGTGATATTCCTCGATCGGGAGGTGAGTGCAATCGTTCATGCCGAAATTTATCGTCACCAGATCGGGTTTATGGCTTAGCACATCACTCTCAAGTCGTTCCAAACCACCGAGGGTATTATCACCGTTTAAACCGGCGTTGATGACCTCAATTTCCGAGCATTTATAAGCCTTTTCCAGCGCGATCTTAAGCATCTCCGGATAGGCTCGGCGTGAACCGGTGTGGTAATACGCGCCGGTAATACTATCCCCTAAACAAACGATCTTTCGTGGTGACTGAGTCCAAACCATGAATTACCTCAAACCAAAAACCAAGTATGAATTGAATTATATCGGCACACACACATAATTGCAAGGTAATAAACTTGGGTATAACACAATTAGACGAAAGGACGATAACGATGAAATTTGAGACACTTGCTATTCATGCCGGTCATGGGCCGGATCCTGCTTATGGGGCAGTGATGCAGCCGATTTATCAGGTATCTACCTTCGCCTTTAAAGGGGTCAACGAACCCGGAGAGTTTGATTACTCGCGATCGGGCAACCCTACTCGAAAGGCGTTGGAAAGTTGTTTGGCAGCGATTGAAGGCGGGAAACACGGTTTTGCTCTCGGAACGGGAATGGCCGCGGAGACCACTGTCTTAGGTTTGTTGAGCGCCGGAGACCACGTGATCGTGCATAACGACCTATATGGGGGAACCTATCGGCTGATGACCAAGCTGATTGCAAGGCATGGCGTCGAAATTGACTTTATCAACCTTCGTGACCTAGGCGCTTTAGAAGCGGCCATCAAGCCCAACACAAAGCTGATCTGGACCGAAACCCCGACTAACCCTTTAATGAATCTGCTCGATCTTGAAGCTATCGCCAAAATTGCAATGAAGGGCGAGGTGCTGACGGTCTGCGACAACACTTTTCTTTCGCCCTATTTCCTAAACCCACTCAACCTAGGTATCGATATCGTGATGCACTCGACTACCAAGTATATCAATGGCCATTCCGATGTTGTCGGCGGGGCGCTGATTGTGAATGATGATGGGCTTGCCGAGCAAATTGCTTTCCTTCAAAACGCGATGGGCACTTGCCAAGCGCCGCAGGATTGCTATTTGGTGCTTAGGGGAATAAAAACATTAGCCATTCGGATGGAAGTTCACAACCGCAACGCCCTTGCGATTGCAAAATTGTTAGAAAAGCACCCTAAAATCGAAACCGTATTGCACCCTGGGCTAGAGAGCCATCCTCAACATAAACTTGCGCAAAGGCAGATGCGCGGTTATGGCGGCACATTCTCGTTTAAAGTTAAGGGAGGACAAGAAGAGGCGTTTAAACTACTTGGAAGTGTAAAACTTTTCACTTTAGCCGAATCCCTGGGCGGTGTCGAGTCTTTAATCGAGCACCCCTGGACGATGACCCACGTCTCCATGCCCGAGGACGTCCGAGCAGCAGCGGGTATCACCGATAACTTAATCCGCATCTCCGTAGGCATCGAACACATCGACGACCTAATCGAAGACCTTTCACAAGCGTTGGATAGCGTGTAGGGGAGTTAGGTCTACACCATCAGGTGTCATTGTGGGGGATGGTTCGTGCCCGTGGCAACCTCATCCTTCCGTACCGCCCTTCGATATGGCTATGCTCCCCACGCCATAAGTCAGGCGAGGGGGCTGGAAATATGGGCTATGATTCCTTCTTTTGCAGTAATTTAGTAGCGTTTTCTAACTGGATGGGGGTGCCCATTACTACTAGCTCGTCTCCGGATAACGGAACGAAATCGGGGCCGGGGCCGATTTGCATTTCGCCCTCTCGTGTTACTGCTAGGATAAATGCGCCGGTTTTAAGCCAGAGATTGCATTTCTCAAGTGTTTGGCCGGTACAGGGCGAATCGGCGGTGATTGGCATATTGATAATTTGAACGTTTCTATCCCTGTCATGAACGACAAGATCGCAGAAGTCGATCGAAGGGGACTGCAATACTGCTGCGGCTATTCGATGACCGCCGAGGACATAGGGCGACATCACTCGGTCTGCGCCTGCCCGACGAAGCTTGCCTTCATTTTCTTCAAGAATCGATCGAGCAACGATGTAAAGTTTGGGATTCAAGCTTTTGGCGGACAATACAATGAAGACGTTTTCCTCATCAGTCGCCGTCACCGCCACAATGCCGCGAGCACGCTTGACACCTGCTTTTAGGAGAACTTCATCCTCACTGGCTCTGCCTTCAATATAAGGGATTACCCCTTCTGCGAGCTTGGGCACCTGCTCAGGGTTAAATTCAATTACAACAAGTGGGACGCCTTCTTTTCGCAGGTCTTTAACGATTTGTTGTCCCATACGGCCATAACCGCATACAATGTAATGATCCGATAGGTTCGCTATGAGTTTATCCATTCTAATCCTCGCTTCATGTTGCTCTGTTTGTTCTAAAATCTCAGCCGCCCGATCTGCTGCGTCTCGGAAGGGATAAAAAACCACTTCCGCCCCGGTTTTCTTCAACACTTGCGCTTCAGCCGATCCCTGGGCGGTTAAGGCAACCATTCCGGTAAAGCCATGGTTACGCAATGAGCTTGTCAAAGCGGCGTTAATTTCGCCGTTTCGAATTGAGCTTACAACCCATTTTGCGCTCGAAAGAGGGAGTGTGCCGGGGAATTCAGGGTCTTCCGCATCCCCATACCAGGCATTCCACCCTCGCTTATTCCATCGGCGCACGGCATAAGCATCGAAATCGACCCCCAAAACCTTTCGCCCAGCCTTTAATAAATCGTATCCGATTGCCGATCCGTAACGACCAATTCCAAAGAGAATAACCTCAGGCGGCAGGACTCCGCTATGCTCAGAGCTGGAATGTTCTTCAGCATGAGGCACTTTCCTCTCAAAAAAGCGTAGATAAGGCGATAGCTTTGCATACAACACGTTACCAAAAACGGCCATATAAGTCGATAGGCCGACAGTGATAAGTCCCACTAATGTTATTAGCCCTACGATATCCGGGCTTATGTGCTTGAGCTGAAGCCCCATCGCTGCTAGTATGAGTGAAAACTCACTGATTTGAGCCAGTGTGATGCTGCTGAAGAGGCTGGTGCGTCGCCGATAACCCATAAACCCCATCACACTCAAAATCGCTAAGGGCTTGATGGTGAGCACGAATATGGACAGTAGAATAGACGCCCAAATCTGTTGTCCCCATGTATGAAGGTTTATTCGGGT from bacterium harbors:
- a CDS encoding GDSL-type esterase/lipase family protein → MVWTQSPRKIVCLGDSITGAYYHTGSRRAYPEMLKIALEKAYKCSEIEVINAGLNGDNTLGGLERLESDVLSHKPDLVTINFGMNDCTHLPIEEYHANIVELVTKCGNTGAKVVLCTPTGVIDSPERPQDRLAVYAQEIRFVAKEMNVPMADLHKTWEGLRLIDNTAYERIMSDNFHPNMEGHKLIAQTIVNVVSGKTVSLKDVKPLGGALSFTFELLKMGKPIKVIAMPPYDGLIGEALKQISPNSLVQVTTWPVEGMDLEAIAKWAEGVREMHPNLVILALPATATGSEINYVRIMNLSLSFGPAEWDYFAITPSVASQAVHDREEIMKGFIAAQDIPLIERKCGDKRPALELLVDWIKRQA
- a CDS encoding PLP-dependent aspartate aminotransferase family protein; this translates as MKFETLAIHAGHGPDPAYGAVMQPIYQVSTFAFKGVNEPGEFDYSRSGNPTRKALESCLAAIEGGKHGFALGTGMAAETTVLGLLSAGDHVIVHNDLYGGTYRLMTKLIARHGVEIDFINLRDLGALEAAIKPNTKLIWTETPTNPLMNLLDLEAIAKIAMKGEVLTVCDNTFLSPYFLNPLNLGIDIVMHSTTKYINGHSDVVGGALIVNDDGLAEQIAFLQNAMGTCQAPQDCYLVLRGIKTLAIRMEVHNRNALAIAKLLEKHPKIETVLHPGLESHPQHKLAQRQMRGYGGTFSFKVKGGQEEAFKLLGSVKLFTLAESLGGVESLIEHPWTMTHVSMPEDVRAAAGITDNLIRISVGIEHIDDLIEDLSQALDSV
- a CDS encoding cation:proton antiporter, translating into MPLYIFRDTFVQMAALMLLMVVVGAIITRLRQPLIVGSMLVGILAGPSGLRWVTSTDEVHLLSQLGLTLLLFVVGLKLDVNLIRSMGPVALAAGIVQIIVTLIGGYLISKGLGFGSLSSIYIAAAVTCSSTIIAIKLLSDRREADSLHGRIAIGILIVQDLLVVVAMIVLSGMAANGSQGVGKQILMLAGKGFGLLLGLAFLTRFIIPWLLGRMAHSQELLVLFAITWAILVASISGMLGFSIEVGALLAGVTLASTTYRDAIGSRLVSLRDFLLLFFFIELGTRINLHTWGQQIWASILLSIFVLTIKPLAILSVMGFMGYRRRTSLFSSITLAQISEFSLILAAMGLQLKHISPDIVGLITLVGLITVGLSTYMAVFGNVLYAKLSPYLRFFERKVPHAEEHSSSEHSGVLPPEVILFGIGRYGSAIGYDLLKAGRKVLGVDFDAYAVRRWNKRGWNAWYGDAEDPEFPGTLPLSSAKWVVSSIRNGEINAALTSSLRNHGFTGMVALTAQGSAEAQVLKKTGAEVVFYPFRDAADRAAEILEQTEQHEARIRMDKLIANLSDHYIVCGYGRMGQQIVKDLRKEGVPLVVIEFNPEQVPKLAEGVIPYIEGRASEDEVLLKAGVKRARGIVAVTATDEENVFIVLSAKSLNPKLYIVARSILEENEGKLRRAGADRVMSPYVLGGHRIAAAVLQSPSIDFCDLVVHDRDRNVQIINMPITADSPCTGQTLEKCNLWLKTGAFILAVTREGEMQIGPGPDFVPLSGDELVVMGTPIQLENATKLLQKKES